The Acidobacteriaceae bacterium nucleotide sequence GCGCTGTCCAAACACACCACGACGGCGCACCAGGTCCGTAATCTCTGTCTGGTACAGCGGCACTTCTACCGCACCCGGTCCGATGTAATCCGCCGCTGCACTGATCTCCGTAAACTTCGCGTTCATTCTTTCTCCTCGTGATTTTTCAAAACAAGAAAGACGCAGCCTCAGCCGCGTCCACCTCTCCACCAGCGTTTGCCGTCAGACCGCAATCGCGCCTGAACGCAGCAACTCCGCCTTCACCGCAATGCGTTGCTCCACGCTCAGGTGAGCCAGCGCGGCATCCAGAGCACCACTCTTCTCTTCGCTCTTGGCTACCATCGCACCCACGGTCTTGCGACCGGCCGACGTCATCGCCGCGGCGCTCAACTCCGCAATCCTTGCTTCGGCCTCCTCCAGCCGCCGCAGCAACTCTGTCTCGCGTTCGTTGCTCTCCACCGTCGCGGTAATCTTCTCCACTCGCTCTCCCATGGAGCCTTCGAGTCGTTCCACCGACTCAATCAACCGCTCCATCGCATCCACCAACTCCACCGTCATCTCGTCCTTCATCTCCTCGCCTTTCTCCGCGCTCTCTGCGCGTCTTTCTCTGCGCGCTCTGCGTTCTGCTCTTGCTATCCACGACACCGACGCCGCAATCGAAACGATGTCCCGCGATATGCCGCCTTCTCGCGCAGCAGAATCGCCGCTCCGGTAAACGTCGCGCGCGTCAACGTCCAGATACTCGCCTTCATGTCCGCTACATGCGCGTCCGCCAGCTCAAAGCTCATACCCATCTCGCTCTGCGCTGTCAGCACACCGCCCATTCGCTCTTCCATCTCCGGAAAGTCACGAGCAAACACAAACCCGCTCACCATCAACCGCTGACCCTCCAGGTGTGCGCTGGTGATGATGCCGCACTTCTGCCGCGCATCGTGGCCATCCCATCCAGCTTTGTAATCGACAGCCATGCCCAGCAAGCTCGGCATCGCTCGTTCTGCTGCTTCCCGCGTCAACACCACGCGGTGCCCCCGCGCTCCACTCGGCGCCTTGTCGCTCGCCTCATCCACCAGAGTCAGGCAGCCTTCAAACGGCAGCCGGTTCGGATGCTGCGCCACCTCTGGAAACTCCACCTGCATCGCTACTGCACGATGCCCTTCTCTCACAAGCACCTCCTTCAGTTGCAACCAACCTCTTTTGACTTGTCCTCCTGAGCAACGCAAAGGACCTGCTTGCCGTCAGCACAACCGCTGACGCATAGCTCAAGCCGCAGAACCCGCGACGTTTCCTCCGTGTCCTTTGCGCTCACGGCGTCGAAACGTTCAGCCTGCACCGCCTCAGAGCTACGCGTCGGCAAGCCACGCATCACACGCACTTCGTCGATGCTTAGAACGTTCGCCTGCAGTAGACGAATCTGCGCATCGATCTCCTTCATCTCATCGCGGCTCTCCAGCTCGCTCCATACAAAGCGAAGATCTTCCCACCCCAGCCGCTTCAAAATCACATCGCGCGTAATGTGCTCGGCGATCAACCGGGCCAGCGGCACCACCGCGTTCTGAAACGCCTCGTCCGCCATCTCCGCAGCCGTCGAGCGGTTCACATCGCTCAGCACGCCCAGCATCATCGGCGGCAGGTCGAAGGCGTTCGCAATCATCGCCAGCAGAAACTGCTGCCACTGTAAATGCAGGTCCGCATCGGTGCCTCCTGCAAAGCGCAACACCTCGGGCTTCTCTTCGCTGTTCAGCACCGGCACACGGCCAGAGCCTTCCACCTCGTCCTGCCACCAGCGAATCAGTCGCTCCTGCTGCTCCGGCGTGCGGTCCTTCATCCACAACGCGTACTGGGCCACGCCGTTCGCCGCCAGCTTTCCCGCATACCGGTGCGCCAGCAGAAACTGCGAGATCGCTTCAAACGCAACCTCCAGCTTGCCCAGCCCCAGCACCGTATGCGTGCGAGGATTCAGCCGTATGTACATCAACTCTTCATCCAGCAGAGGTACAGACTCGCTCGCCAACCCGGCGCCCCGCACCTGTGCATAGCGAGCGTCCTTCGCCTCGCCCTTCCAGGCTGCATTCACCTGCACCGTCGCCCCATCCACGGGATACATCTGCACCGGCCTGCGTGCCTCGCCCGTCAACTCAATCTCTGCCGCTCCAAAGCCGCCGACCAGAACGTCCTCCAGCACCTGCTCCATCAACGTCTGAAAGCTGTCGTTCGCGTTTGGTGCCTGCAGCGACCGAGTCACCGCTGCGATGCGATCCTGTTGGCCTCCAGCATCCAGACCCACCGCTCCCACACGAGGCTCCACACGCCACTCCATCGACGCAATGCGGTTCTTGATGTAGTTCAGCGCCCGCCTCGCCGCAGGCGTCTCCGCAAACCGTCGCAGGTTCACCACTGTCGGCTTCGGTGCTGCAAACGCCTGCTGCATCGGCGCAAAGAGCACGCTGTTGCCAACCACCCCGCTCGTCTTGCGCTCGTTGTCCGCCGCGGCTTCCATCCCGGTCCTCCTGGACCAGGCCTCTCTCACTGTTGCTCCCCAACCCATCTCGCCTCCACGCAAAAAGGCGCAGCCTCTATGGCTGCGCCTCGCTCTCTCATCCCGATCTTTCCTTACACGTGCAACTCGCGCCTCGCCGTCTCTGCCGCGCGCGCCATGTCCGCCACCGTCAGCACCCGAATCGCCTCCCGCTCCATCACGTTGACGCCAAACGCATACTGCTCCGCATCGCTCACCGTCGCCACGCGCTCCACGACGGCGGTCAACTCCAGCTCCGAGCCTTCGACTCGTGCCACCCCTTCGCGTAGCTGCGCCGCCGAGTACGCCAATCCCTTCGCGCCTTCCACATCCGTCTCCAGCGACACCGCATGAAACATCCGCACCTTGCCGTTGCGATAACCGCAGTCCAGCTTCAGCGGATCGCCCGCCTGCGTGTACTGCGCGGCCGCAATGCGCTTCTGCATCAACCGCCACACGCCTGCGTGCTCAAACGTCGACCGCATCTCTGCTGCAAGCAACGTTCGCCCACTCTGCCTGCGCCGCACCTGCGGAGCTTTTAGCGGCTCCACATACATCCGCAGCAACTGCTCCATCTCTGCGGGCACGCTCTCTGCCAGCGTCGCGCGCATCGCCGTCATCTGCACGCTGTTCGAAAGCGAATCCTCCAGCGTCTCCACAATCGGCTTCGCATTCACCGTCTCGACGACACCCGCGTCCAGCCGCGCCGCAATCTCTGCTTCCAACGCCTCCAGCAGCTCGGTGTCCGCATCCGGATCCAGACACCGCACCCGTCCCCAGTCGCGCGTAAAGCGTACCTGCGCCGCTCCTCCCGGAGCCCGCAGCACCACGCCGATGTTGGCAAACTCACCCTTCACCACATCCGGCACATACCGTATCAACGAGAACTCGCACTGCAGCCGCTCAGCCATCACATCCACTCCGTGTTGTACTCGAAGTGCGTCGGCCACATCGACAGATATTGCACGACGCGCGGCTTCCCCGCATGGTTCGCGCTGCTCGCATGGGGCAGCGACTGGTGCCACAGGACGAAGTCGCCGCGCTTCGCCGCAATCGGCTTCAACTCCTTTGTCAACGTCTCCAACGCTACCTGCCGGGCGTCAGCCCCAGCGGGCAACTCTGCCAGCCAGCTTTTCAGCTTGCGATGAAATCCCGGCACACAGCAAAACGCTCCCTGGTCCTCCGCCACATCCGCAAGGTACAGGATGCCCTGCACGCCAAAGTGATGCGGCTCCACCAGCGTCGTATCCCAGTGCAGATGCGGCCCCGGAAACCTCCATCCCTCCCTCTCCGGAGGATTGAAGCCAGCCTGGTCCACCGTAGCCCAAAGATCGTCACGTCCCCACAACTGCGTAAACGCCTTGGTGATTCTCGCGGAGCGTCGGTTCCTTCGCATCGCAGCATGGCGCAGCAGCGGAACCCAGATCGTATGCCCAAGCTCTGCGCTGTACCATCCATCCGCCTCTTCAGGCCTCATCCCCAGATGCTCATACACGGCCATTTCGGCCTCACGAGCGTCCTCCTCGGAGATTGCTCCCTGCAGCACCACATACCCCTGCTCGTCCCACTGCGCCAACTCTTCGTCCGTCAGCCCTTCCACGTTCTCCAGCGAGACCGCAGGCGCCACCACTTCGCCCTGCAGTGCCCGCCGCAAACGCTCCACCGTGGCTTCGTCCATCTCCCCGCCGTTACGCGCAATCACCCAGGACTCAAACGCTTCCAGGCTCGGCCGCTCCTGCAGCAGGTACAGGTTCGCTTCCCGCACATTCAACTCCAGGCCTGCCAGCAGCGCCATGTCCCGGCTCCACATCGACGCATCTTCGTTCACGCGATGCTGCGTCTTGCGCTCCCAGAACGCAACCATGTGTTCGATGCCAAAACCCGTTGCCGTCACACTCGTCCTCACAGTACAAATTTTGCAGCATCCGCCTGCACTTGAAACGTCGCCGGCACCACCACGCTCGTCGCCCGTCCCCAATTCGGGAACGGCTCCCGCGGGGAATCGCGAAACGCCATCACAAGCTCCCGCACCTTCGTCCGTCGTTTCAGCATCGTCTCCATCAGCGCCTCGATCTCGCGCAGATCGCCACCGTACCACTCCGGCGGCACGCTCTCCGCAATAGACCACAGCGTGTCCGCGGCAAAGCTCTCCACCCGCGACAGCCAGGGCTCAAAGCTCTCCCATCCTGTCACCGAACGGTACACCGAGTTTCTCGCAAACACGCCACGCAGCGGGATGTCGGGAAAGTTCCACTCGCCTGCGTTGAAGCAGTATCCCTGGTCCACAAACACCGCGCGATACTTCCGTTCCCGCGGCTTGCGTTCGTACACCGCCTGCCGACCGTTGCAGTTCGACGCCCACTTGTCGATCAACAACATTCCCGCAAACTCACGCAGGTTTCGCACATCGTTCATCTGTGCTTCGGGCAGATAATCCACCACCTGTCCCGGCATCAACCCGCCCACGAACCGCGAGCCAAACTGCAGCCCCGCCGCGCAGCGTTCGCGTACTCCGCGCCCCTGCTCCAGCAGCATCGTCGGCGAGTTCGTCACCAGCCACTCGCTCACCTCCACCACATCGCACTTCGGAACGCTCAGCCCCACGTGCTCCGCCAGCTTCGTTGCCACCAACTCATTCGCCAGCACTCGCAGATGCTGCGGGTTGTTCTGGAACTTCACCACCCACAGTGCGCCGTCCGAGCCCAGCATCAACTGGCTCTGCGCTCCGCCCCGCATTCGCTGCACCGCCTGTACCGCTGTGACTGCCAACTCTACGTGTCACCTCACCTGCCCACCATACTAGACACGTCAAGCCCGCATCTCTGCACGCACACTCAGCGCCAGTGCCATGGACATCACCAGGTCGTCATGCGCGCCGCCGGACGCTCCCATCTGCCCACGGTCTCCGCTCACAAACGTGCGACACTCGCCCAGCAAACGCCTGCTCATCACCGCATCGGCCCGCTCCTGCAGCCACGTATCCAGTCGCGCAATCATCTCCGGCTTCGACGCCATCGTCGTCAGCCACCCAGCCTCTCCACCCTGCCGATACAGCCTTGTATACCTCTCGGTCGACTCCAGGTACGCCAGCACGCCCGACCCGTGGTTGTTCCTCTCCACCGCCAGCAACGCTCCGTTGAACTCTCGCGCCAGCTCTGCCGAAACCCTCGCCAGTTCCGCCGGCCGCAGCCGTTCCTGTAGCTCCGCACACTGCATCCCGGTCACGCGATCCAGCACCTGCACCGCGCAGAAATCCCCATCGATGCCGCCCCCGGCCGTATCCACGGCCACCACATACTCGCGCCCCGCCCGCGGCCGCAGCCACACTCGCAGCGCGCCTCCACGCCGACTCTCTACCGGTCCAGGCACCCTCTCCAACCGCTCACAGATCGCCTCCATCTCGAAGCAGCAAGTTCCTGTTGCACGAAAGCAGCTCTCCGCATCCTCTGCAAACTCCTGCGTGCGCGTCCCGCGAAAGCTCCGCTCCAGCCCCCGCCGAAAGCCCACCTGCTCCGCGCTCAAGCCATGCCTCTCCATGAGGGACCGTTCTTCCTCACTCATCGCCGCCGCGTCCACGGCTTGTCCTACATACGTGCGCTCCATCCACCACGGCAGAAAGTGTTTCACCGCCGCGCCCGTTCGCCATTCGTCGTAGAACGCTCCGTACGCTCCGTTCGGCGTACTCTCCAGCACGCTCAAGCCGCCTGGAGCCAACGCCGCCCGCAGCCCAGCCAGCGTGGCCTCTGCATCGCCCGGCCACCTCGCCACCTCGCTTGCATGCAGCACCTGCACGCTCAACCCTCGTCCCGCGTTCGCCTCCGCCGCACTCGCCACGCGAAACTCGCTATCCATCTCTGCAAACACCATCTGAGAGCTGTTGCTCCGTCGCAACCGCAACGGCCCCTCGCGCAGATCTAGTGGCAAGCCATCCCACATCCGCCGCACAATACTGAACAACGCCTCCGACGCTTCGCGCGTATGCGCCACCTCGAGCACCATCGTCCCTGGAACTGTCATCGCCCGCAGGAGAGACGTCGCGGCGATCCACGTCGTCATGCCCATCTGCCTGGCCTTCAACACCACATTGTGTTGCCCACGCCTCAGCTCAAACGCTCTCTGCGCCTCGTTCGCGCGGAGAGCCACCGCACGCCCATGCCGGTCTCGAATCTGGAGCAGGAGCTCCGCCGCGCGCATCACCAGCAGGGGCTCACCATCCATCCTCTTTCCCACATCGAGCAGGCTGCCCAACTCCGTCCTCTTCTTCTTCCGCACACTCACTCCGCAAACACTGCGGGGCGACGTAGCCATCGCCACGCCGCCCTTTCCGCAACTCACCTTAGAAGCTGCCTGGTTTAGAAGCTGCTTAGTGCTGCACGCTTCCATGTATTCGTCGCCACGCACACATAGTGATAGTTCGCGTCATCGGCAAACTGTCCCGCCGTGCATGAGCTCGAAGAACTCGCAGGCGTCATCAGCGTCTCCTGATAGCTCGTACCCACCACGTTGCCCGTTTGGTCCACCTGGAACTGCTGACCCAGTCCGACCGACAAGCCGTACAGAGGGGCCGTCGTTCCGTTGGAGCCGATGTTCAACCCATACGGAAAGCTGCTGCGTGGACCGAAGTTCACATCCTGCGGTCCAAACATC carries:
- a CDS encoding phage portal protein, which gives rise to MEAAADNERKTSGVVGNSVLFAPMQQAFAAPKPTVVNLRRFAETPAARRALNYIKNRIASMEWRVEPRVGAVGLDAGGQQDRIAAVTRSLQAPNANDSFQTLMEQVLEDVLVGGFGAAEIELTGEARRPVQMYPVDGATVQVNAAWKGEAKDARYAQVRGAGLASESVPLLDEELMYIRLNPRTHTVLGLGKLEVAFEAISQFLLAHRYAGKLAANGVAQYALWMKDRTPEQQERLIRWWQDEVEGSGRVPVLNSEEKPEVLRFAGGTDADLHLQWQQFLLAMIANAFDLPPMMLGVLSDVNRSTAAEMADEAFQNAVVPLARLIAEHITRDVILKRLGWEDLRFVWSELESRDEMKEIDAQIRLLQANVLSIDEVRVMRGLPTRSSEAVQAERFDAVSAKDTEETSRVLRLELCVSGCADGKQVLCVAQEDKSKEVGCN
- a CDS encoding phosphatidylinositol kinase, producing the protein MAVTAVQAVQRMRGGAQSQLMLGSDGALWVVKFQNNPQHLRVLANELVATKLAEHVGLSVPKCDVVEVSEWLVTNSPTMLLEQGRGVRERCAAGLQFGSRFVGGLMPGQVVDYLPEAQMNDVRNLREFAGMLLIDKWASNCNGRQAVYERKPRERKYRAVFVDQGYCFNAGEWNFPDIPLRGVFARNSVYRSVTGWESFEPWLSRVESFAADTLWSIAESVPPEWYGGDLREIEALMETMLKRRTKVRELVMAFRDSPREPFPNWGRATSVVVPATFQVQADAAKFVL
- a CDS encoding terminase codes for the protein MSCGKGGVAMATSPRSVCGVSVRKKKRTELGSLLDVGKRMDGEPLLVMRAAELLLQIRDRHGRAVALRANEAQRAFELRRGQHNVVLKARQMGMTTWIAATSLLRAMTVPGTMVLEVAHTREASEALFSIVRRMWDGLPLDLREGPLRLRRSNSSQMVFAEMDSEFRVASAAEANAGRGLSVQVLHASEVARWPGDAEATLAGLRAALAPGGLSVLESTPNGAYGAFYDEWRTGAAVKHFLPWWMERTYVGQAVDAAAMSEEERSLMERHGLSAEQVGFRRGLERSFRGTRTQEFAEDAESCFRATGTCCFEMEAICERLERVPGPVESRRGGALRVWLRPRAGREYVVAVDTAGGGIDGDFCAVQVLDRVTGMQCAELQERLRPAELARVSAELAREFNGALLAVERNNHGSGVLAYLESTERYTRLYRQGGEAGWLTTMASKPEMIARLDTWLQERADAVMSRRLLGECRTFVSGDRGQMGASGGAHDDLVMSMALALSVRAEMRA
- a CDS encoding phytanoyl-CoA dioxygenase family protein, which encodes MTATGFGIEHMVAFWERKTQHRVNEDASMWSRDMALLAGLELNVREANLYLLQERPSLEAFESWVIARNGGEMDEATVERLRRALQGEVVAPAVSLENVEGLTDEELAQWDEQGYVVLQGAISEEDAREAEMAVYEHLGMRPEEADGWYSAELGHTIWVPLLRHAAMRRNRRSARITKAFTQLWGRDDLWATVDQAGFNPPEREGWRFPGPHLHWDTTLVEPHHFGVQGILYLADVAEDQGAFCCVPGFHRKLKSWLAELPAGADARQVALETLTKELKPIAAKRGDFVLWHQSLPHASSANHAGKPRVVQYLSMWPTHFEYNTEWM
- a CDS encoding DUF3037 domain-containing protein; its protein translation is MAERLQCEFSLIRYVPDVVKGEFANIGVVLRAPGGAAQVRFTRDWGRVRCLDPDADTELLEALEAEIAARLDAGVVETVNAKPIVETLEDSLSNSVQMTAMRATLAESVPAEMEQLLRMYVEPLKAPQVRRRQSGRTLLAAEMRSTFEHAGVWRLMQKRIAAAQYTQAGDPLKLDCGYRNGKVRMFHAVSLETDVEGAKGLAYSAAQLREGVARVEGSELELTAVVERVATVSDAEQYAFGVNVMEREAIRVLTVADMARAAETARRELHV